Sequence from the Caldisericia bacterium genome:
GATAATACTGGAGCTAAAGAGGTTTTATGTATAAGAGTTTTAGGTAGTTCGAATAAAAAATATGGAAGAGTTGGTGATGTAATTGTTTTTACTGTAAAAGACGCTATTCCGAAAAGTCCGATTCCTAAAGGTGCTGTTGGTAAAGGTGTGATTGTTAGAACAAGAAATAAAATAAGAAGACCTGATGGATCATACCTTAGATTTGATGACAATGCAGTTGTAATTATAGATGATGAAGGAAATCCAAAAGGTACAAGAATATTTGGTCCTGTTTGTAGAGAATTAAGAGAAAAAGGTTATTTAAAAATTATTTCACTTGCAGCAGAGGTGGTATAAGATGAAGTTGAGAATTAAAAAGGGCGACACTGTTAAGGTAATTTCTGGAAAAGATAAAGGAAAAATTGGAAAAGTTCTTAAAGTTTTACCCAAAGAAAAAAAAGTAATAGTTGAAGGTGTAAATATTATAAAAAAATATTTTAGACCGACACAGGAGAATCCAGAAGGTGGAAAAAAAGAAGTTGAGGCACCAATTTATTATTGGAAAGTTCAACTCATTTGCTCTCATTGTAAAAATCCAACCAGAATCGGCATGCTTTTTTTAGAAAGTGGAGAAAAAGTCAGAGTTTGCAAAAAATGTGGTGAAATAATTGATAAAGTATAACAGGAGGAGAAATGGGATATCTAAAGGCTAAGTGGATGGAGATTGCTCCAAAATTAATGGAAAGATTTAATTATAAAAATATAATGGAAGTTCCAAAGATTGTTAAAATTGTAGTGAATAGAGGAATTGGAGATGCAACTCAAGATCCAAAGGCAGTTGAAAAAACTGAAGAAGAGTTTAAATTGATAACTGGTCAAAAACCAATTTTTATTAAGGCTAAAAAATCTATCGCTTCTTTTAAAGTTAGAAAAGGAATGATAATTGGAGCGAAAGTTACTCTTAGAGGAAAAAGAATGGAAGAATTTTTTGAAAAACTTATTAATGTAGCACTACCAAGAATTAGAGACTTTAAAGGTCTGTCAAGAAAAAGTTTCGATGGTAGAGGAAATTACACATTTGGAGTTGAGGAGCAACTTATATTTCCAGAAATTGATTATGATAAAGTAGATAAAATTAGAGGTTTTGATATTACAATTGTTACAACTGCAGAAACTGATGAAGAGGCAGAAGCATTACTTGAATTGTTAGGATTTCCATTTGAAAGAAAGAAAAAGGAGGCATAAATGGCAAGGAAAGCAATGATAGAAAAAGCAAAAAAAGAGCCCAAATATAAAACAAGAAAAGTTAACAGATGTAAAATATGTGGAAGAGCAAGAGCAGTATATAATGATTTTGGGCTCTGCAGAATGTGTATTAGAAAATATTTTCACTCGGGTTATATACCTGGTATGAAGAAAGCGAGTTGGTAGGAGGTGATACACTTGTTAACAGATCCAATTGCTGATTTGATTACAAGAATTAGAAATGCAAATATGGTTTATAAAGAAGAAATAGATGTTCCTTATTCAAATATGAAAAGAGCAATTGTTCAAATTCTTAAAGAAGAAGGTTACATTAAAGATTTTGAGATTATAGATAAAGATAACAAAAAAACAATAAAAATATATATGAAGTATGGCAGAAATAAAGAGAGGGCTATTTTAGGCATAGAAAGAGTTTCAAAACCAGGTAGAAGAGTTTATGTTGGAAAAGATGAGATTCCTAAAGTTCTTAATGGAATAGGTATGGCGATTCTCTCAACTTCTAAAGGAATAGTTACTGACAGAGAAGCAAAAAAATTAGGAGAAGGTGGAGAAGTTCTTCTTCTCATTTGGTAAGGAGGTATAAAATGTCAAAAATTGGAAAAAAACCAATTCCGATACCCAAAGATGTTATTGTTGAAATAAAAGATAGAGAAATTTATGTTAAAGGAAAAAAAGGTGAACTTTCAAGAAAAATTCCTGATGTATTAAATGTTAAGATAGTTGATAATTC
This genomic interval carries:
- the rpsH gene encoding 30S ribosomal protein S8 yields the protein MLTDPIADLITRIRNANMVYKEEIDVPYSNMKRAIVQILKEEGYIKDFEIIDKDNKKTIKIYMKYGRNKERAILGIERVSKPGRRVYVGKDEIPKVLNGIGMAILSTSKGIVTDREAKKLGEGGEVLLLIW
- the rplN gene encoding 50S ribosomal protein L14, with product MIRPYSRLKVADNTGAKEVLCIRVLGSSNKKYGRVGDVIVFTVKDAIPKSPIPKGAVGKGVIVRTRNKIRRPDGSYLRFDDNAVVIIDDEGNPKGTRIFGPVCRELREKGYLKIISLAAEVV
- the rplX gene encoding 50S ribosomal protein L24; translated protein: MKLRIKKGDTVKVISGKDKGKIGKVLKVLPKEKKVIVEGVNIIKKYFRPTQENPEGGKKEVEAPIYYWKVQLICSHCKNPTRIGMLFLESGEKVRVCKKCGEIIDKV
- a CDS encoding type Z 30S ribosomal protein S14, with translation MARKAMIEKAKKEPKYKTRKVNRCKICGRARAVYNDFGLCRMCIRKYFHSGYIPGMKKASW
- the rplE gene encoding 50S ribosomal protein L5; this encodes MGYLKAKWMEIAPKLMERFNYKNIMEVPKIVKIVVNRGIGDATQDPKAVEKTEEEFKLITGQKPIFIKAKKSIASFKVRKGMIIGAKVTLRGKRMEEFFEKLINVALPRIRDFKGLSRKSFDGRGNYTFGVEEQLIFPEIDYDKVDKIRGFDITIVTTAETDEEAEALLELLGFPFERKKKEA